A portion of the Roseovarius sp. SCSIO 43702 genome contains these proteins:
- the pgeF gene encoding peptidoglycan editing factor PgeF, with protein sequence MTLEIITADCLAPLRHGFFTRRGGASSGIFQGLNCGHGSSDQAEIVTINRTRAADAMGLDPDHLLSVHQVHSPDVATLSEPFSEKPRADAMVTATPGLGLGILTADCQPVLFADPEAAVVGAAHAGWKGTLAGVLEATVEAMEALGADRDRIIAVIGPSISQRAYEVGLDFMDDFLAEDPDNHRFFAGGEGDRVQFDLPGFGLARLRVAGVGHAEWTGHCTYSDPERFFSYRRATHAGEADYGRLLSVIRL encoded by the coding sequence ATGACGCTCGAGATCATCACGGCCGATTGCCTCGCGCCCCTGCGCCACGGTTTCTTCACCCGTCGCGGCGGGGCGTCCTCGGGCATCTTCCAGGGTCTCAACTGCGGCCACGGCTCGTCGGATCAGGCCGAGATCGTGACGATCAACCGCACCCGTGCCGCCGACGCGATGGGGCTCGACCCCGACCACCTGCTATCGGTCCACCAGGTGCATTCTCCCGACGTGGCGACGCTCTCGGAACCCTTCTCGGAAAAGCCCCGCGCCGACGCGATGGTGACGGCGACGCCGGGTCTCGGTCTCGGCATCCTCACGGCGGATTGTCAGCCGGTGCTCTTCGCCGATCCCGAGGCGGCCGTCGTCGGCGCGGCCCATGCGGGCTGGAAGGGCACGCTGGCCGGTGTGCTCGAGGCGACGGTCGAGGCGATGGAGGCCCTCGGCGCAGACCGCGACCGCATCATCGCCGTGATCGGCCCCTCGATCAGCCAGCGCGCCTACGAGGTGGGACTGGATTTCATGGACGACTTCCTTGCCGAGGATCCCGACAATCACCGCTTCTTCGCCGGTGGCGAGGGCGACCGCGTGCAGTTCGACCTGCCGGGCTTCGGCCTCGCGCGGCTGCGCGTGGCCGGCGTGGGCCATGCGGAGTGGACGGGCCACTGCACCTATTCGGACCCCGAGCGATTCTTCTCCTACCGCCGCGCCACCCATGCGGGCGAGGCCGATTACGGCAGGCTCCTGTCGGTCATCCGGCTCTGA